A genome region from Pseudomonas pergaminensis includes the following:
- a CDS encoding low molecular weight protein-tyrosine-phosphatase — protein sequence MFNRILIVCVGNICRSPTAEQLLRNALAHSAIEVSSAGLAALRDSPLEPTALQVLEEHGHAPVSHRARQLTSAAVSDADLVLVMEQRHIGGVLSLAPEARGKVFLLGKWQYNREIMDPYRQGKPAFVHAYALIEQAAQAWAQKLVGQVG from the coding sequence TTGTTCAATAGGATTTTGATTGTGTGTGTCGGCAATATTTGTCGCAGCCCCACGGCAGAACAATTATTGCGCAATGCGCTGGCACACTCCGCGATAGAAGTGAGTTCTGCGGGGTTGGCCGCATTGCGTGACAGCCCGCTGGAGCCCACGGCTCTGCAGGTGCTGGAAGAGCATGGGCATGCACCGGTTTCACACAGGGCACGTCAACTGACAAGCGCTGCGGTGAGTGACGCGGATCTTGTATTAGTGATGGAGCAACGGCATATCGGCGGGGTACTCAGCCTCGCCCCTGAAGCACGGGGCAAAGTGTTCCTGCTGGGTAAATGGCAATACAACCGCGAGATCATGGACCCTTATCGTCAAGGCAAACCAGCCTTTGTTCATGCCTATGCGTTAATAGAACAAGCGGCTCAGGCGTGGGCGCAAAAGTTGGTCGGTCAAGTGGGTTGA
- a CDS encoding polysaccharide biosynthesis tyrosine autokinase — translation MQSTPATASHNSEETDLDFMMLLGTLLDHKWLIGGISIVFMALGVAYAVLTPPVYQATALIQVEPKKGDMLGFSDVGSLLGKESPTVTEVELIRSRITVGTAVDNLNLDLEVKPRRFPLIGDFMARRFKPTRAHEVASPWLGLDSYGWGGEALTFSRLRLPADLLGQELTLTAGSGSTFTLSDQDQNVLLTGQVGRFYESSGLQLQVETLDANPGAQFSVVRWPRLTSILRYQKLLDVAERGKESGIIGLALESTRPEAAIQVLNEVARIYVRQNIERTSAEAAQSLAFLKDQLPQVRKDVEQAETALNQFQIRNKTIDISLEAKAILDQIVALDASISELKMQQAEIERKFTPQHPVYRALLTQLAELTARQSELAKKVESLPTTQQELLSLTRDLKVSTEIYTQLLNKYQELDVMRAGTVGNVRLIDTADVDLRNPVRPQKALIVVIATLLGAFVAVALVLFRKALNRGVSNPNELEKLGLPVYAAIPFSAIQKDMDQKLFRSNKVGSTQLLALSNPTDLAIEGLRSLRTSLHFAMLEAGNNRLMISGPSPQVGKTFVSANLAAVVAHSGQRVLLVDVDMRKGYLHKVFGVAAENGLSDLLAKHCELGTAIHTTEVENLHVLSRGRIPPNPSELLMHANFSEFLDQVSALYDLVILDTPPFLAVTDATIVGRQSGTNLIVARFELNSVREVELTMRRYQQNGIELKGAIFNGIEKRSSAKYGYGAYSYYHYEYTSDSV, via the coding sequence ATGCAATCAACACCCGCAACAGCGTCGCATAACAGCGAAGAAACTGATCTGGATTTCATGATGTTGTTGGGCACATTGCTCGATCACAAGTGGCTGATCGGTGGCATCAGTATCGTCTTTATGGCGCTGGGTGTGGCTTATGCCGTGTTGACGCCTCCGGTCTATCAAGCCACCGCACTGATTCAGGTCGAACCGAAAAAAGGCGACATGCTCGGCTTCTCCGATGTCGGCAGTCTGCTCGGCAAGGAGTCGCCCACGGTCACGGAGGTCGAGTTGATCCGCTCACGGATCACCGTTGGCACTGCCGTCGATAACCTGAACTTGGATCTTGAGGTGAAGCCCAGGCGCTTCCCGTTGATCGGTGATTTCATGGCGCGTCGCTTCAAGCCGACGCGGGCCCATGAGGTGGCGAGCCCCTGGCTCGGCCTCGACAGTTACGGTTGGGGTGGCGAGGCCCTGACGTTTTCGCGGTTACGCCTTCCGGCCGACTTGCTGGGCCAGGAACTGACCTTGACTGCCGGTAGTGGCAGCACCTTTACCCTGTCGGACCAGGACCAAAACGTTTTGCTGACGGGGCAGGTGGGTCGCTTCTATGAAAGCAGTGGCCTCCAGCTGCAGGTCGAAACGCTGGATGCCAACCCTGGCGCGCAATTCAGCGTTGTGCGTTGGCCACGCCTCACCAGCATTCTGCGCTATCAGAAGCTGCTGGATGTGGCGGAGCGCGGCAAGGAGTCGGGGATCATTGGCCTGGCGCTGGAAAGCACGCGGCCCGAGGCGGCCATTCAGGTACTCAATGAGGTCGCCCGTATCTATGTACGCCAGAACATTGAGCGCACCTCCGCCGAGGCGGCCCAGAGCCTGGCGTTCCTCAAAGACCAATTGCCCCAGGTGCGCAAGGATGTCGAGCAGGCTGAGACGGCGCTGAACCAGTTTCAGATCCGCAACAAAACCATCGACATCAGCCTTGAGGCCAAGGCCATTCTTGACCAGATCGTGGCGCTGGATGCGAGCATTTCCGAGCTCAAGATGCAGCAGGCCGAGATCGAGCGAAAGTTCACCCCCCAGCACCCGGTGTACCGCGCGCTCCTGACGCAACTGGCAGAACTCACGGCCCGCCAGAGCGAGCTGGCCAAGAAGGTCGAAAGCCTGCCGACCACCCAGCAAGAGTTGTTGAGCCTGACGCGCGACCTGAAAGTCAGCACCGAGATCTACACGCAACTGCTCAACAAGTATCAGGAGTTGGACGTGATGCGCGCCGGCACGGTCGGTAACGTGCGCTTGATCGATACCGCCGATGTCGACCTGAGGAACCCGGTCAGGCCGCAGAAAGCGTTGATTGTTGTGATCGCCACGCTGCTCGGTGCCTTTGTGGCAGTCGCGCTGGTGCTGTTTCGCAAGGCGCTCAATCGGGGCGTGTCCAACCCCAACGAGTTGGAAAAACTCGGCTTGCCGGTGTATGCGGCCATTCCGTTCAGTGCCATCCAGAAGGACATGGACCAGAAGCTCTTTCGCAGCAACAAGGTGGGCTCCACACAGTTGCTGGCCCTCAGCAACCCAACGGACCTGGCCATTGAAGGGCTGCGCAGCCTGCGCACGAGTCTGCATTTCGCCATGTTGGAAGCGGGCAACAACCGCTTGATGATCTCCGGGCCGAGCCCGCAGGTGGGCAAGACATTCGTCTCGGCGAACCTGGCCGCTGTGGTCGCGCATTCGGGGCAGCGTGTGTTGTTGGTGGACGTGGACATGCGCAAGGGTTACTTGCACAAAGTCTTTGGTGTTGCGGCAGAAAACGGTCTTTCCGACCTGCTCGCCAAACACTGCGAGCTCGGCACAGCGATCCATACCACGGAGGTCGAGAACCTTCACGTCCTCAGCCGTGGGCGGATCCCGCCGAACCCATCGGAACTGCTGATGCACGCCAACTTCAGCGAATTCCTGGACCAGGTCAGCGCGCTGTACGACCTGGTGATTCTGGATACACCGCCATTTCTGGCGGTCACCGATGCAACCATCGTCGGGCGCCAGTCCGGCACCAATCTGATCGTGGCCCGTTTCGAATTGAACTCTGTGCGCGAGGTGGAGCTGACGATGCGTCGCTATCAACAGAACGGCATTGAACTCAAAGGCGCGATTTTCAACGGTATCGAGAAGCGCTCATCCGCCAAATACGGATACGGCGCCTACAGCTATTACCACTACGAGTACACGTCAGACAGCGTTTGA
- a CDS encoding phosphomannomutase yields MNMSKLLVERIGLFPSSGNIHVEVNNSTRVVERMQVLYRDNSLDSDESCSGLSMVFADWRFKLQVSDALSVCLCVESRGDSQFMLVKTAELLANICGTEKRP; encoded by the coding sequence ATGAACATGTCAAAGTTATTGGTAGAGCGTATTGGCCTATTTCCTTCTTCGGGAAATATTCATGTCGAAGTGAATAACTCGACCCGCGTCGTCGAGCGCATGCAGGTGTTATACCGCGACAATTCCCTGGACAGCGATGAGTCCTGTTCTGGACTGTCGATGGTGTTCGCCGATTGGCGTTTCAAGTTGCAGGTGAGTGATGCACTGTCGGTGTGCCTGTGCGTGGAAAGTCGCGGTGACAGCCAGTTCATGCTGGTCAAGACCGCCGAGTTGCTGGCGAACATCTGCGGCACCGAGAAGCGGCCATGA
- a CDS encoding UDP-glucose dehydrogenase family protein, which produces MKVTVFGIGYVGLVQGAVLAEVGHDVLCVDIDAQRVERLKQGHIPIYEPGLEALVRENHAAGRLNFTTDAVAAVKHGEVQFIAVGTPPDEDGSADLKYVLAVAETIGQHMLAPLTIIDKSTVPVGTADKVSARVAAMLALRERTDLAFDMVSNPEFLKEGSAVADCIRPDRIVIGTASRHAEAVMRELYAPFNRNHEKIIVMDVRSAELTKYAANCLLATKISFMNEMANLAERLGADIEMVRQGIGSDPRIGYHFLYAGVGYGGSCFPKDVQALIQTAETLDFDATLLKAVERRNAEQKNSLFNKLSAHFNAQLAGKTFALWGLSFKPNTDDMREAPSRVLMEALWRAGANVQAFDPESMEETQRLYGDREDLRLCGTKEACLKGADALLIVTEWQVFKAPDFTVIKQQLKQPLIFDGRNLFDPVSVQKKGIHYVSVGRPLNPV; this is translated from the coding sequence ATGAAAGTCACAGTTTTTGGCATTGGTTATGTAGGGCTGGTCCAGGGCGCCGTTCTTGCCGAAGTCGGCCACGATGTGCTGTGTGTCGATATTGATGCGCAGCGGGTTGAGCGTCTCAAACAGGGGCATATCCCGATCTACGAGCCAGGCCTGGAAGCTCTTGTCAGGGAAAATCATGCGGCCGGCCGCTTGAATTTCACCACCGACGCCGTGGCTGCAGTCAAGCATGGTGAAGTGCAGTTTATCGCGGTGGGGACACCGCCAGATGAAGACGGCTCGGCCGACTTGAAGTACGTGCTGGCGGTGGCCGAGACCATTGGACAGCACATGCTGGCCCCGCTGACCATCATCGACAAATCCACCGTTCCCGTGGGCACCGCCGACAAGGTCAGTGCACGGGTGGCTGCCATGCTCGCGCTGCGTGAGCGCACCGACCTGGCCTTCGACATGGTGTCCAACCCGGAGTTTCTCAAGGAAGGCTCTGCGGTGGCTGATTGCATCCGGCCGGACCGCATTGTCATCGGCACCGCCAGCCGGCATGCGGAGGCGGTGATGCGCGAGCTTTACGCGCCGTTCAACCGCAACCACGAAAAAATCATCGTGATGGATGTGCGCAGCGCCGAGTTGACCAAATATGCTGCCAATTGCCTGCTCGCCACCAAGATCAGCTTCATGAACGAAATGGCCAACCTGGCCGAGAGACTGGGGGCCGACATCGAGATGGTGCGTCAGGGCATCGGGTCCGACCCGCGTATCGGCTATCACTTTCTGTACGCAGGCGTGGGGTATGGCGGGTCGTGTTTCCCCAAGGATGTCCAGGCCTTGATCCAGACCGCCGAGACCCTCGACTTCGATGCCACGCTGCTCAAGGCCGTGGAGCGACGCAATGCCGAACAGAAAAACAGCCTATTCAACAAACTGTCCGCGCACTTCAACGCGCAACTGGCGGGCAAGACTTTCGCGCTCTGGGGGCTCAGTTTCAAACCCAATACCGATGACATGCGCGAAGCCCCTAGCCGCGTGTTGATGGAGGCCTTGTGGCGTGCCGGGGCAAACGTGCAGGCCTTTGATCCGGAATCGATGGAAGAAACCCAGCGTCTCTATGGCGACCGCGAAGACCTGCGCCTGTGCGGTACCAAGGAAGCCTGCCTGAAAGGCGCCGATGCCTTGCTGATCGTCACGGAGTGGCAGGTCTTCAAGGCACCGGACTTCACGGTGATCAAACAGCAGCTCAAGCAACCGCTGATCTTTGACGGACGCAACCTGTTCGACCCCGTCAGTGTGCAGAAGAAAGGTATTCACTACGTATCCGTTGGGCGACCTCTCAACCCGGTATAG